From the genome of Erythrobacter litoralis, one region includes:
- a CDS encoding S9 family peptidase — protein sequence MTISRLALIAAAAATLVAPTAPTLAREATSETKDETQVTADKPAPTSPPIAEKREHSYTRHGITISDPYDWLYDKSYPEVDDKDVLAYLEAENAWFEANMASQGDFTEALFKEMRARIKEDDSTVPQRRGDYLYWSEFEEGAQYRKHYRKPVGAPEDAAGTLILDENELAEGLEYFRLGVFSISRNGRFLAYATDTDGSERYVGRIKDLETGELLPDEIPNLRSDLTWVMNDSALVYGPSTEEWRTLEAKLHVIGTPINEDVTLYEEKDESFGVNAGLSAQEDWLIIATGDNETSEVRLVPADDPTAEPILVRPREKGVEYDVDVHDGDLFVLTNDEHINFRLARASLDAPGEWETVIAGSDEFYLTGFELFKGFFVTEGRLDGLDQIQLRQYGSPTEAKPIAFAEASYVAGLSNNPEYDQSKLRLSYESMVTPSTVFDYDVASGSLEQLKQQEIPSGYDASQYVTERLSIEARDGTMVPVSVVMRKDRAAILKEQGIEGAGPLHLYAYGAYGYAVQPGFSTSRLSLVDRGFAYAIAHIRGGDDLGRRWYLQGKLNERTNTFNDFVDAGRGLIARGYTAEGMVTASGGSAGGELMGAVVNQDPKQYGAVVAHVPFVDVLNTMLNKDLPLTPGEWPEWGNPIESKQAFAYILSYSPYDQVSAQDYPPMLVTAGLNDPRVTYWEPAKWVAKLRDTKTDDNILLLKTNMGAGHGGKSGRWNSLYETAEEFAFILWQMGMAPETGEKQGG from the coding sequence ATGACGATTTCCCGCCTCGCCCTGATCGCCGCTGCCGCCGCGACTCTCGTCGCTCCGACCGCCCCGACACTGGCCCGCGAGGCCACCTCCGAAACCAAGGATGAGACACAAGTGACAGCAGACAAGCCCGCGCCCACTTCCCCGCCGATCGCCGAGAAGCGCGAGCACAGCTACACCCGCCACGGGATCACGATTTCCGATCCCTATGACTGGCTCTATGACAAGTCCTATCCCGAGGTCGACGACAAGGACGTGCTCGCCTATCTCGAGGCCGAGAACGCCTGGTTCGAGGCCAACATGGCCTCGCAGGGGGATTTCACCGAGGCGCTGTTCAAGGAGATGCGCGCGCGGATCAAGGAGGACGACAGCACCGTCCCGCAACGTCGGGGCGACTACCTCTACTGGTCCGAATTCGAGGAAGGCGCGCAATATCGCAAGCACTACAGGAAGCCCGTCGGCGCGCCCGAGGATGCGGCGGGCACGCTGATCCTCGACGAGAACGAGCTTGCCGAAGGGCTCGAATATTTCCGCCTCGGCGTGTTCTCGATCAGCAGGAACGGGCGCTTCCTCGCCTATGCCACCGACACCGACGGGTCGGAGCGCTATGTCGGGCGGATCAAGGATCTCGAGACGGGCGAATTGCTGCCCGACGAAATCCCCAACCTTCGCAGCGATCTCACCTGGGTCATGAACGACAGCGCGCTGGTCTACGGCCCGTCGACCGAGGAATGGCGCACATTGGAGGCGAAGCTGCACGTGATCGGCACGCCGATCAACGAGGATGTGACCCTCTACGAGGAGAAGGACGAAAGCTTCGGCGTCAATGCCGGTCTTTCGGCGCAGGAGGACTGGCTCATCATCGCCACCGGCGACAACGAGACGAGCGAGGTTCGGCTCGTCCCCGCCGACGATCCTACCGCCGAGCCGATCCTCGTTCGCCCGCGCGAAAAGGGCGTCGAATACGACGTGGATGTGCACGACGGGGACTTGTTCGTCCTCACCAATGACGAGCACATCAATTTCCGCCTCGCCAGGGCCAGTCTCGATGCGCCCGGCGAATGGGAGACGGTGATCGCGGGCTCGGACGAGTTTTACCTGACCGGTTTCGAGCTGTTCAAGGGCTTCTTCGTCACCGAAGGCCGGCTCGACGGGCTCGACCAGATCCAGCTTCGCCAATATGGCTCGCCAACCGAGGCGAAGCCGATCGCCTTTGCCGAAGCGAGCTATGTCGCCGGGCTTTCGAACAATCCCGAATACGACCAGTCGAAGCTGCGCCTGTCCTACGAAAGCATGGTCACGCCTTCGACGGTCTTCGACTACGACGTCGCGAGCGGCAGCCTCGAACAGCTCAAGCAGCAGGAAATCCCGTCGGGCTACGACGCCTCGCAATATGTGACCGAGCGCCTTTCCATCGAAGCGCGCGACGGGACGATGGTTCCGGTCAGTGTCGTGATGCGCAAGGACCGCGCGGCAATCCTGAAGGAGCAGGGCATCGAGGGCGCAGGGCCGCTCCACCTCTATGCCTACGGCGCCTATGGCTATGCCGTGCAGCCCGGCTTTTCGACTTCGCGCCTCAGCCTCGTCGATCGCGGTTTCGCATATGCGATCGCGCATATTCGCGGCGGCGACGATCTCGGGCGGCGCTGGTATCTTCAGGGCAAGCTCAATGAGCGGACCAACACGTTCAACGATTTCGTCGATGCCGGACGCGGGTTGATCGCAAGGGGCTATACCGCCGAAGGCATGGTCACGGCGAGCGGCGGTTCGGCAGGCGGCGAGCTGATGGGCGCTGTGGTCAACCAGGATCCCAAGCAATACGGCGCGGTGGTCGCGCACGTGCCCTTCGTCGACGTGCTGAACACCATGCTCAACAAGGACCTGCCGCTCACCCCGGGCGAATGGCCCGAATGGGGCAATCCGATCGAATCGAAGCAGGCCTTCGCCTATATCCTGTCCTATTCGCCCTACGATCAGGTGAGCGCGCAGGATTACCCGCCGATGCTGGTGACAGCGGGGCTTAACGATCCGCGCGTGACCTATTGGGAACCGGCCAAATGGGTCGCCAAGCTGCGCGACACCAAGACCGACGACAACATCCTGCTGCTGAAAACCAACATGGGCGCAGGCCATGGCGGCAAGTCGGGGCGCTGGAACTCGCTCTACGAAACGGCGGAGGAATTCGCCTTCATCCTGTGGCAGATGGGAATGGCTCCGGAAACGGGCGAGAAGCAGGGCGGGTGA
- a CDS encoding response regulator: protein MTAAPDSPRILLVDDEPSLREPLAEYLGRQGFAVSEAESAAAARSRIAEQQPDLVLLDIMMPGEDGLSLCRHLVETRRLPVIFLTARTEATDRIVGLELGADDYVVKPFEPRELVARIRTVLRRVARGPSEQDGAEDWHYLFEGWRLDPLKRKLTDPGGVSVPLSTAEFRLLRALLDHPRAVLDRDRLLDMVQGRTAHLFDRAVDNQVSRLRRKVEVDSRNPALIQTVRGGGYRLAAEVRRVPPDAAR, encoded by the coding sequence ATGACAGCCGCCCCCGACAGCCCCCGCATCCTGCTCGTCGATGACGAGCCGTCCCTGCGCGAACCGCTCGCCGAATATCTCGGCCGTCAGGGTTTCGCGGTGAGCGAGGCCGAAAGCGCCGCCGCCGCGCGCAGCCGGATCGCCGAACAGCAGCCCGACCTCGTCCTGCTCGACATCATGATGCCGGGCGAGGACGGCCTCTCGCTCTGCCGCCACCTCGTCGAGACGCGCCGCCTGCCGGTGATCTTCCTCACCGCCCGAACCGAGGCGACCGACCGTATCGTCGGGCTAGAACTGGGCGCGGACGATTACGTGGTGAAGCCGTTCGAGCCGCGCGAGCTCGTCGCCCGCATCCGCACCGTGCTGCGCCGCGTGGCGCGCGGTCCCTCTGAGCAGGACGGGGCGGAGGACTGGCACTACCTGTTCGAAGGCTGGCGGCTCGATCCGCTCAAGCGCAAGCTGACCGATCCGGGCGGCGTGAGCGTACCCCTTTCCACCGCCGAGTTCCGGCTGCTGCGCGCCCTGCTCGACCACCCGCGTGCCGTGCTCGACCGCGACCGGCTGCTCGACATGGTGCAGGGTCGCACCGCGCACCTGTTCGACCGCGCCGTCGACAACCAGGTCAGCCGCCTGCGCCGCAAGGTCGAGGTCGACAGCCGCAACCCGGCGCTGATCCAGACCGTGCGCGGCGGCGGCTATCGCCTCGCCGCAGAAGTCCGCCGCGTGCCCCCGGACGCCGCCCGGTGA
- a CDS encoding EF-hand domain-containing protein, which produces MKTLTLALSTAALALGAGGIAYAAQDGPQRGGADSDGDGEVTLAEAKARADMRFARMDANNDGVIDASDRAARQADRFAQADADGDGEVSEAEMVAMREGRQARRAERRAERQARMFETFDTDASGGLSEQELAAMREARGKDRGARQGRGGAGGGRGMAMLARADADGDGAVSRAEFDAMVEARFAAHDTDGSGTISAEERSAARAAMKAEMQERRAQRSKARPSE; this is translated from the coding sequence ATGAAGACGCTTACCCTTGCCCTTTCGACCGCCGCTCTTGCCCTGGGCGCAGGCGGCATTGCCTATGCCGCGCAGGACGGACCGCAGCGCGGCGGCGCCGACAGCGACGGCGACGGCGAAGTCACACTGGCCGAGGCTAAGGCGCGTGCGGACATGCGCTTTGCCCGGATGGACGCCAATAATGACGGCGTGATCGATGCGAGCGACCGCGCCGCGCGGCAGGCGGACCGTTTCGCGCAAGCCGATGCGGACGGCGACGGCGAAGTCAGCGAGGCCGAAATGGTCGCCATGCGCGAGGGCCGCCAGGCACGCCGAGCCGAGCGCCGCGCCGAGCGGCAGGCACGCATGTTCGAAACCTTCGACACCGACGCAAGCGGCGGCCTTTCCGAACAGGAACTCGCCGCCATGCGCGAGGCACGCGGCAAGGACCGCGGAGCCCGCCAGGGCCGCGGCGGCGCTGGCGGCGGTAGGGGCATGGCGATGCTCGCCCGCGCCGATGCCGACGGTGACGGCGCGGTCAGCCGGGCGGAATTCGATGCCATGGTCGAAGCGCGCTTCGCAGCCCATGACACCGACGGTTCGGGCACGATCAGCGCGGAGGAACGAAGCGCAGCGCGCGCCGCGATGAAGGCGGAAATGCAGGAACGCCGCGCCCAGCGCAGTAAGGCCCGGCCCTCGGAGTGA
- a CDS encoding serine hydrolase domain-containing protein — MGLRLASLGLLTALGLALSGTVKASAGDAAREPARVVVAFDRERIEPVIAEGVAERASGREVAANDPVRIASISKLVMALAALRLAEEGVVDLDADVSDYLGWKLRAPGFPDAPVTLTQILSHRAGLRDAGGYIIPLGESLREKLADPASWHADAPPGEAPFAYANLGSPLVASVLEAASGERYDALLERLVFARLGIEACVNWTRCSPERIARAVALYRDTGEPARDFPGDLPPDCAIPVAEGAACDLSDYVPGTNASVFSPQGGVRIGMVDLARIGQALVGGGKGLVSAQSLAAMLGSARPGVEGQAFFCGYGLGVQAIETPGRTCLDDLFGDGAVRFGHPGEAYGLRAGLWFDPESGRGLAYFLTAIPPRTGAEGTSGFDRREIALVQRAMRLLEERGRRPR; from the coding sequence ATGGGTTTGCGGCTCGCTTCGCTGGGATTGCTGACCGCGCTCGGCCTCGCCCTTTCCGGAACGGTCAAAGCATCAGCCGGGGATGCGGCCCGCGAACCCGCCCGCGTCGTCGTCGCCTTCGACCGGGAGCGCATCGAACCGGTGATCGCCGAAGGCGTCGCCGAGCGTGCGAGCGGGCGAGAGGTCGCCGCCAACGACCCGGTGCGGATCGCGAGCATATCGAAACTGGTCATGGCGCTCGCCGCCCTGCGGCTGGCGGAAGAGGGCGTGGTGGATCTCGATGCGGACGTGTCGGACTATCTTGGCTGGAAACTGCGCGCGCCGGGTTTTCCCGACGCGCCGGTCACGCTGACGCAGATCCTCTCGCACCGCGCGGGCCTGCGCGATGCGGGGGGCTACATCATTCCCCTCGGCGAAAGCCTGCGCGAAAAGCTTGCCGATCCGGCCAGCTGGCATGCCGACGCCCCGCCGGGCGAGGCACCGTTCGCATACGCCAATCTCGGATCGCCTCTTGTCGCCAGCGTGCTCGAAGCGGCGAGCGGCGAGCGTTACGACGCGCTGCTAGAGAGGCTGGTCTTCGCCCGGCTCGGGATCGAGGCCTGCGTCAACTGGACCCGCTGTTCGCCCGAGCGGATCGCCCGCGCGGTGGCGCTCTATCGCGACACGGGCGAACCGGCGCGCGATTTTCCCGGCGACCTGCCGCCCGATTGCGCGATCCCCGTCGCCGAGGGCGCGGCGTGCGATCTTTCGGATTACGTGCCCGGCACCAATGCCTCGGTCTTCAGCCCCCAGGGCGGGGTGCGGATCGGCATGGTCGACCTCGCGCGGATCGGGCAGGCACTGGTCGGTGGCGGCAAGGGGCTGGTGAGCGCGCAAAGCCTCGCCGCGATGCTGGGTTCGGCCCGGCCCGGGGTCGAAGGTCAGGCCTTTTTCTGCGGCTACGGGCTCGGCGTACAGGCGATCGAGACGCCGGGCCGGACCTGCCTCGACGATCTTTTCGGTGACGGCGCGGTGCGTTTCGGTCATCCTGGCGAAGCCTACGGCCTGCGCGCCGGGCTGTGGTTCGATCCCGAAAGCGGACGCGGCCTCGCCTATTTTCTCACCGCAATCCCGCCGCGCACGGGGGCCGAGGGAACGAGCGGCTTCGATCGGCGCGAGATCGCGCTGGTCCAGCGCGCGATGCGCCTGCTCGAGGAACGCGGCCGTCGGCCCCGCTAG
- a CDS encoding VOC family protein: MIGYVTLGTNDLPRAAQFYDALAKHWGVGRMMEFDQFIAWGDMDSPMPGIAATRPFDGNAATVGNGTMVALMVDSPEKVHAVYDTALSHGGSDEGAPGPRGDDGFYAGYFRDPDGNKLNVFCMTDPG, from the coding sequence ATGATCGGCTACGTGACACTAGGCACCAACGACCTGCCGCGCGCGGCGCAGTTCTACGACGCGCTGGCCAAGCACTGGGGCGTCGGGCGAATGATGGAATTCGACCAGTTCATTGCCTGGGGCGACATGGATTCGCCCATGCCCGGCATCGCCGCGACCAGACCGTTCGACGGCAACGCTGCCACTGTAGGCAACGGCACGATGGTCGCGCTGATGGTGGACAGCCCGGAAAAGGTGCACGCGGTCTACGACACCGCGCTTTCGCATGGCGGCAGCGACGAAGGCGCGCCCGGACCGCGCGGCGATGACGGCTTCTATGCGGGCTATTTCCGCGACCCCGACGGCAACAAGCTCAACGTCTTCTGCATGACCGACCCGGGCTGA
- a CDS encoding ATP-binding protein, producing MAVLALGLLVAQAISAVLLYRAMEDRREAAIVSSLAYRLIAEAGRSDEELAERAERRPARERHRGEIGVVRGRDMPNRPPFSGRGRIPAERGPAPPPFAAGARSAAYEERLAEVLAAQDIAAASLLVAERRAGEDPFLRALVERRPRLGAPGWEDRTIVLASIERPASGEWLTVRLPVPERPRGGPATILFQTALIFAVLVALLYFVLRRITRPLAALTARLADFSRAPGKIAVLAESGPADTRRLIAAYNAMEARIAALLDEKDVMLGAIGHDLKTPLAALRVRIESVPDASQRERMAASIEDITRTLDDILVLARIGHSGGAADAVDLAALAGAVIEEFEDLGAPVDLAHEDSSPRIVARLRETLAKRALRNLVANAVRYGGGARITLRRENEAAVIAVEDDGPGIPEPLIEAMMQPFARGEASRNRATGGTGLGLTLARAIVEAEGGSLRLANRAGGGLRAELRFSLG from the coding sequence ATGGCAGTGCTCGCCCTGGGCCTGCTGGTTGCGCAGGCGATTTCGGCGGTGCTGCTCTACCGCGCCATGGAGGACCGGCGCGAGGCGGCGATCGTCAGCTCGCTCGCCTACCGCCTGATCGCCGAGGCGGGCCGATCGGACGAGGAGCTTGCGGAACGCGCCGAACGCCGCCCCGCGCGCGAACGGCACCGGGGCGAAATCGGGGTCGTGCGCGGCCGCGACATGCCGAACCGGCCGCCCTTTTCCGGAAGGGGCCGGATCCCCGCCGAACGCGGCCCCGCCCCGCCGCCTTTCGCCGCCGGGGCGCGCAGCGCGGCCTACGAGGAACGGCTGGCCGAGGTCCTCGCCGCGCAGGACATCGCCGCAGCCAGCCTCCTCGTGGCCGAGCGCCGGGCCGGGGAGGACCCGTTCCTGCGCGCGCTGGTGGAACGTCGCCCGCGCCTCGGGGCTCCGGGATGGGAGGACCGCACGATCGTCCTCGCCTCGATCGAGCGGCCCGCATCCGGCGAATGGCTCACCGTGCGCCTCCCCGTGCCGGAACGTCCGAGAGGGGGGCCCGCGACGATCCTTTTCCAGACCGCGCTCATATTCGCCGTGCTCGTCGCGCTGCTCTATTTCGTGCTGAGACGCATCACCCGCCCGCTCGCGGCGCTGACCGCGCGCCTCGCCGATTTCTCGCGCGCGCCGGGAAAGATCGCGGTTCTCGCGGAAAGCGGGCCCGCCGACACCCGCCGCCTGATCGCCGCCTACAATGCGATGGAAGCACGGATCGCCGCGCTGCTCGATGAAAAGGACGTGATGCTCGGCGCGATCGGGCACGATCTCAAGACCCCGCTTGCCGCCCTGCGCGTCCGGATCGAGAGCGTGCCCGACGCGTCCCAGCGCGAGCGCATGGCGGCAAGCATCGAGGACATCACCAGAACGCTCGACGACATTCTCGTTCTCGCCCGGATCGGCCATTCGGGCGGGGCAGCCGATGCGGTCGATCTCGCCGCGTTGGCGGGGGCGGTCATCGAGGAATTCGAGGATCTCGGCGCGCCGGTCGACCTCGCGCATGAGGACAGCTCGCCGCGCATCGTCGCCCGCCTGCGCGAGACCTTGGCCAAGCGCGCGCTGCGCAATCTCGTCGCCAATGCCGTGCGTTATGGCGGCGGGGCGCGGATCACGCTGCGCAGGGAAAACGAAGCGGCAGTGATCGCGGTGGAAGACGACGGCCCCGGAATTCCCGAACCCCTCATCGAGGCGATGATGCAGCCTTTCGCGCGCGGCGAGGCCTCTCGCAACCGGGCGACCGGCGGGACCGGGCTCGGCCTCACTCTTGCCCGCGCCATCGTCGAGGCCGAGGGCGGCAGTCTCCGTCTCGCGAACCGGGCAGGGGGCGGGTTAAGGGCGGAATTGCGCTTCTCGCTCGGCTGA
- a CDS encoding aminopeptidase P family protein, whose translation MLMQTHEARLKALREELKRRDLAGFIVPISDEHMSEYVGDYAQRLHWLTGFGGSAGFAAVTLTGAAIFVDGRYTVQVKGQVDNALFEYRNIPRDSLADWLKGAAQNGERVAYDPWLHTPGWVDRLERGLEGSGVELVPAEGNPIDAVWADQPEPSPAQAIVHENTLAGRSSADKRGEVADWLAKEGFDAVVVPALDSVAWLLNIRGSDVSHTPVSHAYVIAHADGHAELFIAPGKVTPELAQHLGNAVTVRDRDEFEGALGTMKGKRVSVDPDFGVAGIAQALRAGGASAAFRQDPTILAKAIKNEAEQQGHRDAQAADGAAVSRFLHWIEVNAPRGEVDELSAAAKLEAFRREHGDLRDTSFDTISAASGHAALPHYRVDEDSNITIPPGSIFLCDSGGQYPAGTTDITRTVWVGPGEPTAEIKDRFTRVLKGHIQIDRAIFPQGTNGGQLDSFARQYLWEAGVDYAHGTGHGVGSFLGVHEGPQRIAKHAGGQAGTGQELFAGMILSNEPGYYKPDAFGIRIENLVLTVPKHIEGAEGEWLGFETLTFVPIDRRLIEPALLTDTEIDWLDAYHAKVREIVAPRLSGEDLAWLERETQPLRG comes from the coding sequence ATGCTGATGCAAACCCACGAAGCCCGCCTCAAGGCGCTGCGCGAGGAATTGAAGCGCCGCGATCTCGCGGGTTTCATAGTGCCCATTTCCGACGAACACATGAGCGAATATGTCGGCGACTATGCCCAGCGGCTCCATTGGCTCACCGGCTTCGGCGGCTCGGCTGGATTCGCCGCGGTGACGCTGACCGGCGCGGCGATCTTCGTCGACGGGCGCTACACCGTGCAGGTGAAGGGGCAGGTCGACAATGCCCTGTTCGAATACCGCAACATCCCCAGGGACAGCCTTGCCGACTGGCTGAAGGGCGCGGCCCAGAATGGCGAGCGCGTGGCCTACGATCCGTGGCTCCATACGCCCGGCTGGGTGGACAGGCTGGAGCGCGGGCTAGAGGGGAGCGGGGTCGAACTGGTCCCCGCCGAAGGCAATCCGATCGACGCGGTCTGGGCCGACCAGCCCGAGCCTTCGCCCGCGCAGGCGATCGTTCACGAAAACACGCTCGCCGGACGCTCGTCGGCCGACAAGCGCGGCGAAGTCGCGGACTGGCTGGCAAAGGAAGGCTTTGACGCGGTCGTCGTACCGGCGCTCGATTCGGTCGCATGGCTGCTCAATATCCGGGGCTCCGACGTGTCGCACACGCCCGTCTCCCACGCCTATGTTATCGCCCATGCCGATGGCCATGCCGAGCTGTTCATCGCGCCGGGCAAGGTCACGCCCGAGCTGGCCCAGCATCTCGGCAATGCGGTGACGGTCAGGGACCGCGACGAATTCGAAGGCGCGCTCGGCACGATGAAAGGCAAGCGCGTCAGCGTCGATCCCGATTTCGGCGTCGCCGGCATCGCGCAGGCGCTGCGCGCCGGCGGGGCGAGCGCCGCCTTTCGGCAGGACCCGACGATCCTTGCGAAAGCGATCAAGAACGAGGCCGAACAGCAGGGCCACCGCGACGCGCAGGCCGCCGACGGCGCGGCGGTCTCGCGCTTCCTGCACTGGATCGAGGTAAACGCGCCCAGGGGCGAAGTGGACGAATTGTCCGCCGCTGCAAAGCTCGAGGCCTTTCGCCGCGAGCACGGCGATCTGCGCGATACCTCATTCGACACGATCTCCGCCGCATCGGGCCATGCCGCGCTGCCGCATTACCGGGTGGACGAGGACAGCAACATCACGATCCCGCCCGGCTCCATCTTCCTGTGCGATTCGGGCGGGCAGTATCCGGCGGGCACGACCGACATCACCCGCACGGTCTGGGTCGGACCGGGCGAACCGACGGCTGAGATAAAGGACCGCTTCACCCGCGTGCTCAAAGGCCACATCCAGATCGACCGCGCGATCTTCCCGCAGGGAACCAATGGCGGCCAGCTCGACAGTTTCGCGCGGCAATATCTGTGGGAAGCGGGCGTCGATTACGCCCACGGCACCGGCCACGGCGTCGGCAGCTTCCTGGGCGTTCACGAAGGCCCGCAGCGCATCGCGAAGCATGCAGGCGGACAGGCCGGAACCGGGCAGGAACTGTTCGCAGGCATGATCCTCTCGAACGAACCTGGCTATTACAAACCCGACGCCTTCGGTATCCGGATCGAGAACCTCGTCCTTACCGTGCCCAAGCACATCGAGGGCGCGGAAGGCGAATGGCTCGGTTTCGAGACGCTGACCTTCGTCCCCATCGATCGCCGCCTGATCGAGCCTGCGCTTCTCACGGACACCGAGATCGACTGGCTCGACGCCTATCACGCCAAGGTGCGCGAAATCGTCGCCCCGCGCCTTTCGGGCGAGGATCTCGCATGGCTCGAACGCGAGACGCAGCCGCTTCGCGGATGA
- a CDS encoding acyl-CoA thioesterase: MSDTPVFKRTFVAEPQHIDELGHVNNTVWVQWIQDLATAHWEAAAEPEHVAAFFWVVIRHEIDYRGNIAQGEAAHGETWIEGDPKGAKSLRRVEFTDDAGKPLVGAATTWAMLDRESGRLARVRSEVIAPFRQRGD; the protein is encoded by the coding sequence GTGAGCGACACGCCGGTCTTCAAGCGCACCTTCGTGGCCGAGCCGCAGCACATCGACGAGCTCGGCCACGTCAACAACACCGTCTGGGTGCAGTGGATCCAGGACCTCGCCACCGCGCATTGGGAAGCGGCGGCTGAGCCCGAGCACGTCGCCGCCTTCTTCTGGGTCGTGATCCGGCACGAGATCGATTATCGCGGCAATATCGCGCAAGGTGAGGCCGCGCATGGCGAAACGTGGATCGAAGGCGATCCTAAAGGCGCCAAATCACTCCGCCGCGTCGAATTCACCGACGATGCGGGCAAGCCGCTGGTGGGCGCGGCGACGACCTGGGCGATGCTCGACCGGGAGAGCGGCAGGCTCGCCCGTGTCCGGTCCGAAGTGATCGCCCCCTTCCGTCAAAGAGGCGATTAG